Genomic segment of Terriglobia bacterium:
TTCCACAGACCATTGGGGTTCTGGCCGTTAATGTCAAAATCGCCGGCGTACAGCAGGCACGAGTTAAGAATGCACGGCTCTTCCGTGCCAACGGGTGGGCCACCGGGCTTGGCTTCGCCCATGTGTATCTGCTGGGCCTGCGACGCACCCGATAAGCAGACCATAATCAGCGCGGCAAACAATGCTGCCGATCCAAACACTTTCTTCACCATGTCTTTCTCCTTGTATTGGAGCTTTTAGCTCTCGTGATCAACATCCTTTCGCGATCAGCACGAACGCTGTACACATCTGCGGAAAAGACAAACAAGTCCGTCCGCACTTTAGGAGGCCCGCGGAACTATAGTGGCAGCGCATACTAAAACGTTGCAATAGTTATTGGGAAAATGTTCTGTGAATATCTAGTCATGTTAAAGATATCTAATCCTAATGGAACTAAGAACTACTTAGTCTTACAGGATGGCTGTTGCAGATAACTAAAAAGGAAGTGAACGATATCTCGACATTAGAGATAGATACAAACCAGTAATCTATGCGCCGTGTTTAGCAAGACTGTGCCAGAAAGTCATCAGACAGGTATGTGCTTGATTGAAGGATGGGAGAGAATTCCGGAGACGGCCACCGGCTGGGTGGGCTTTGTTTCTGTACCTATCGTTTTCCCATTTTGGGAGGCGGCGGCAACTCCTCTGCTGCCTCCAGTACCTGCGCCATGAACTCAATCAAATCCCATTTCTGCGAAAGAGTCACTTTGTCTTCCAAATGGACGTGGATCAACGCCGGGCTCAGCAGCACTTTCCTGAGCGCGCCCGGTGGAACGTCCTTGGCCAGCCACTCTGATTCCGACGCAGGAATTACGTTGTCCGCGGTGCCGTGCAGAATGAATACCGGGACCTTTAGGCCGTCCAGGTTGTGGTGCGGCGAAACCGCGTCCATCTCGTCTTTGTATTTCTCAATCTCTTGGAGAAGCTGCTGCTGCAGTTTCTCGCGATGGTGAACGATCAGATCAAACTCCGCTTGGCCCGCCACGCTCGCTGTACGGGCCGCGCGCAACGAATCATCCGGCTTCTCCCACAGCCACAGCCGCAGAGCGTCGCGGGCGGCGGGAATGTCGCGCTCGGCAAAGAAGTCGCTCAGGTGCGTGTAAGCCAGCACCAGCACACCGTATTCGTGCGCGTCCAGCGGCGCCGTGGAACCGTCCGGCCGTTCCACCACGTTAGCTGCGAAAAATCGCGCCACCCGCGCCATGTCATCGTGCGCGCCCACGGCCACCACGAACCCTATGTTGCCGGCATATTCCGGCCGGCTCGCCGTCATCAGCGCCAGGCCTCCGGCAAAGCTCAGTCCGATCACCCCCACTTTGCGCCCCACTTGCGCGCTCAGGTAGTTGGTGGCGGCGCCGATGGTGTCAATCGTCTTGGGCGTCACGCGATAATCCGTCAGGTCCGTCAGTTCCGGCGCCATGACCAGCAACCCGGCCCCGGCGGCTGCGCTGGCAAAGCGCCCCAGGCGCGGCTCTTCCAGCCCCAGATTGTGGATGCCGTGCAGCACCACAATCGCCGGCGGATTGCTCACGTCCTGCGGAATGTACATGCGGAACTTGAGCGGACCCTGCGGGGTCTCAACCGTGGTCAATACCTGTGTGAAGGGATGGCGGGCGAAGCGGGTGGAAAATCCCTGGGCCTGCGCGTCAGAGAAGCGCATCAGCAGTGACATGGCGCGCAGATGGTCGCCGGCCGTGCGGTGCAGCGTCAGCCACGCCAGCAACAGCAGCGCAACGCAAACAGCAAAATACGCGAGTTTGCGTGAACGCCGCGCTTCGGCCACTAGATCTCCAGGATCACCGGCATGATCAGCGGCCGCCGTGAAGTTGTCTTGGCGATGAACCGCTTCAGGTCCGTGCGGATCTTTTCTTTGATCACGCCGTAGTCGGCTTTTTCTTCCGCCGTGGACATGTCCAGCGTCTGCGCGATCACCCGCCGCGATTCTCTCAGGAACCCTTCTTCGGCTCCTGCGGCAAAGCCGCGCATCACAATCTCCGGGATGGATTCCACCGTCCCCGTCAGTTTGTTAATGGCGATGATCGGCAACACAAACCCGTCTTCGCTCAAATGACGGCGGTCTTTGATCACCAGGTCTTCCACCACGTCGCCACGCGAACCGGAATCAATGCAGATGCGCCCCACTGGTACCTTGTCAATCTTGCGCGCGCCCAGTTCGTCGAATTCCAAGACGTCGCCGCTTTCCATCAGCAGTACCTGGCCCACCGCGCCGCGCACTGAGCGCGCCAGGTCCGCGTGCACCCGCAACTGGCGGTACTCTCCGTGGATGGGAATAAAGTACTTCGGCTTTACCAGGTTCATGATCAGCTTGAGCTCTTCCTGGCTGGCGTGGCCGCTCACGTGCACCGGCGGCGTGGACCCGTCGTCGTAGATCACGTCGGCTTCGCGGCGGTAGAGGTGGTCAATCATCCGGTAAATGCTTTTCTCATTGCCCGGGATGATGCGCGAAGACAGCACCACCGTGTCGCCCTTCTCGATCCGGGCATGCTTGTGGTTGTCCACCGCGGCGCGCGACAGCGCGGACATGGGCTCGCCCTGCGTTCCGCTGATCAGCACGCACACCTGCTGCGGCGAGTATTCCCGGATCTGCCCGGGATGGATCAGCAGTCCTTCCGGAACGTCAATGTAGCCCAGGTCCTGCGCGATCTCCGTGGACTCCGTGATGGAGCGTCCCACCACGGCCACTTTGCGGCGATAGCCGCGCGCCAGTTCCATGGCCAGCTTGATGCGGTGGATGGAAGACGAAAAACACGTGATGAACAGCCGGCCCTGGGCGCGGGCAAAGATCTCGTCAAAGCGGGCCTGCACCGCGCGCTCGCTCGGCGTGTAGCCGCGGCGCTCCGCGTTGGTGGAATCCTGCAGCAGCGCCAGCACGTTACCGTCTTTGCCGTATTCGGCAAAGGTGTGCAGGTCAAATGAGCGGTTGTCCGTGGGCGTGGGATCAACTTTGAAGTCGCCGGTGTGGATCACCACGCCCAGCGGCGTGTGGATGGCCAGCGCCACGCAGTCCACCAGGCTGTGCGTGACCTGTATGGGATTCACCGTGAACGGTCCCAGGGCAAAGCGCTTCCCCGCTTGGATTTCCCGCAGGTCGGCGTCATCCAGCAATTCGTGCTCTTCCAGCTTGTTTTCCACCAGGGCCAGCGTGAACTCGGTGCCGAAGACCGGCACTTTCAGCTCAGACAATATCCACGGCAACCCGCCGATGTGGTCTTCATGGCCGTGCGTGAGCACGATCCCGCGAATTTTGTCGCGATGTTCCAGCAGGTAGGTGATGTCCGGGACAACAATGTCCACACCCAGCAGCTCCGATTCAGGGAACATGAGCCCGGCGTCAATGACCATGATGTCATCGCCCCAGCGCACGGCCATGCAGTTCATTCCGAACTCGCCCAGGCCGCCCAAAGGTATCAGATGTAGTTTTCCAGCAGGCATGTAGTAACTTTGATGCTATCAGAGAATGGCCGCCGCTGACGCAACCGCTTCAGGACGTTCGGTCACGCCGCGAACTCACGGCTGCTGCGCGTCCATCACCGCGGGCGAAGCCGATCCTTCTCCCAGCTCGCCTTCCCATCGTGCAATCACTGCCGTTGCCAGGCAGTTGCCCAGGACGTTTGTCGCCGTCCGTCCCATGTCCATCAGTTGGTCCACGCCGAAAAGAATCACCACTGGCCAGACGGGAAGGTGGAATGAATCCACCGTTCCCAGCAGCACCACAATCATCGCCCGCGGGACGCCGGCCAGGCCTTTGCTGGTCAGCATGAGCGTGAGAACAATGATCAGTTGCTGGCCGAAGCTCAAATGAATCCCCGCGGCCTGGGCCACAAAGATCGAAGCCAGCGAGAGATAGAGCGTGCTGCCGTCCAGGTTAAAGCTGTATCCCGTGGGCAAAACAAAGGCCACAATCTGCCGTGGCACGCCGAAGGCCTCCATATTTTCCAACGCACGCGGCAGCGCCGCCTCTGAGCTGGCGGTGGCAAATGCGATGGAAACCGGCTCAGTAACCGCTTGGACAAACCGCTTCAGGGGCAGGCGCGCCAGCAGCACGACCGGCAGCAGCACCACAACCAGGAACACCACCAGAGCGGCATAGAGCGTCGCCAGCAACTTGAGCAGGTTCACCAGCACGCCAAAGCCTCCGGTGGCCACAGTGAAAGCCATGGCTCCGCACACGCCGAACGGCGCAAAGAACATGACGATGTTGGTGAACTTGAACATCACCTCAGAGAGGCTTTCGCAGAACTCCAGCATGGGACGGCGCTTGTGTTCGCTCAGCAGCGCCAGGGCGATCGCAAAGATGATGCTGAACAC
This window contains:
- a CDS encoding ribonuclease J; this encodes MPAGKLHLIPLGGLGEFGMNCMAVRWGDDIMVIDAGLMFPESELLGVDIVVPDITYLLEHRDKIRGIVLTHGHEDHIGGLPWILSELKVPVFGTEFTLALVENKLEEHELLDDADLREIQAGKRFALGPFTVNPIQVTHSLVDCVALAIHTPLGVVIHTGDFKVDPTPTDNRSFDLHTFAEYGKDGNVLALLQDSTNAERRGYTPSERAVQARFDEIFARAQGRLFITCFSSSIHRIKLAMELARGYRRKVAVVGRSITESTEIAQDLGYIDVPEGLLIHPGQIREYSPQQVCVLISGTQGEPMSALSRAAVDNHKHARIEKGDTVVLSSRIIPGNEKSIYRMIDHLYRREADVIYDDGSTPPVHVSGHASQEELKLIMNLVKPKYFIPIHGEYRQLRVHADLARSVRGAVGQVLLMESGDVLEFDELGARKIDKVPVGRICIDSGSRGDVVEDLVIKDRRHLSEDGFVLPIIAINKLTGTVESIPEIVMRGFAAGAEEGFLRESRRVIAQTLDMSTAEEKADYGVIKEKIRTDLKRFIAKTTSRRPLIMPVILEI
- a CDS encoding cation:dicarboxylase symporter family transporter, which codes for MNNSRWKGKFLIAFLALAGIAAVLWAIGYYFGPSPSELAAQAKAPGFQPPAPWIHPGWLLSLRWAALVAFVGYAWARRSLTAWIFAGMLIGAEIGHDFPDVAKNLQILSAIFLRLIKTIVAPLIFGTLVVGIAGHADLKQVGRMGIKALLYFEVITTIALFIGLGAINLSQAGVGVPRPATVAAPPATQPQKAADIILHVFPENIAKSVAEGQVLQVVVFSIIFAIALALLSEHKRRPMLEFCESLSEVMFKFTNIVMFFAPFGVCGAMAFTVATGGFGVLVNLLKLLATLYAALVVFLVVVLLPVVLLARLPLKRFVQAVTEPVSIAFATASSEAALPRALENMEAFGVPRQIVAFVLPTGYSFNLDGSTLYLSLASIFVAQAAGIHLSFGQQLIIVLTLMLTSKGLAGVPRAMIVVLLGTVDSFHLPVWPVVILFGVDQLMDMGRTATNVLGNCLATAVIARWEGELGEGSASPAVMDAQQP